The following proteins are co-located in the Silene latifolia isolate original U9 population chromosome 1, ASM4854445v1, whole genome shotgun sequence genome:
- the LOC141642567 gene encoding uncharacterized protein LOC141642567 gives MNNFRAAVDDCGLTDIRWEGYQFTWDIGQSGEANRQSMIDRAMCTSSWLELFPYAKTIHLTREWSDHAPIKVLLDRRAAVVEVKRGFKFEQMWIGEEGCEEAIRRGQQGSRRVGCGS, from the coding sequence ATGAACAATTTCCGAGCAGCTGTGGATGACTGTGGCCTAACTGATATTCGGTGGGAGGGATACCAGTTCACTTGGGATATTGGGCAATCAGGAGAAGCGAACAGACAAAGCATGATAGATAGAGCTATGTGTACAAGCTCGTGGTTGGAGCTTTTCCCGTATGCAAAAACTATCCATTTAACACGGGAATGGTCCGATCATGCGCCGATTAAGGTGCTCTTGGATAGGCGTGCTGCGGTGGTGGAGGTGAAGCGTGGATTTAAATTTGAGCAAATGTGGATTGGTGAGGAAGGGTGCGAAGAAGCGATAAGGAGGGGTCAGCAAGGGTCAAGGAGAGTTGGGTGCGGCTCTTAA
- the LOC141601768 gene encoding uncharacterized protein LOC141601768 isoform X1 — protein MVLRLVDNLIAITKESVKTFTYESLNNIVRLINGISAILLAILPGKATILEGLQGWELRPAFRGPRLPRWMGNGVSSFNQLIHELSVDSDTSSVDYSSGEEDGYSSPASPKSQSSRVSWTSSVAEHDKHWTVVGYLLSWIFFPVKLLLGLPFWLYRLLFLRGNSSPPIQRPRHLQTPRKLQSWKEHFVHRATDRRRGVIEDLYLGTEIFIEAIFDAVHKVAHFFLSPSEAFRVLSGWAFPKQHFPDSADAHESVETVPTAVLGENEPAPTERKATFHPLNTDARTCQDVITELGYPYEAIHVVTEDGYILLLERIPRRDSRKAVYLQHGVMDSSMGWVSNGVVGSPAFAAFDQGYDVFLGNFRGLVSREHVDRSISSRQYWHYSINEHGTKDIPAMIEKIHQVKTSELKLRDPDLDEANSNGQPYNLCAICHSLGGAGILMYVVTRRLEQKLHRLSRLILLSPAGFHADSNLAFTLVEYMFLALAPIMVKIVPAFYIPTRFFRMLLNKLARDFHNYPAVGGLVQTLMSYVVGGDSSNWVGVLGLPHYNMNDMPGVSFYVALHLAQMKRSGKFRMFDYGSRNTNMEVYESPEPLDLGEYYDLIDIPVDLVAGKKDKVIRPSMVRKHYDLMNEAGVDVSYTEYEYAHLDFTFSHHEELLAYVMSRLQLVKSIPKDDLHEHSD, from the exons ATGGTGCTTCGGCTCGTTGATAATCTCATCGCAATCACCAAGGA GTCAGTAAAGACATTTACTTATGAATCCTTGAACAACATTGTCAGACTAATAAATGGTATTTCAGCGATTCTTCTGGCAATTTTGCCGGGAAAGGCTACTATTCTGGAAGGTCTTCAAGGATGGGAGCTACGGCCAGCTTTTCGTGGACCTCGACTTCCACGTTGGATGGGGAA TGGTGTTTCATCATTCAATCAGTTGATCCATGAATTGTCCGTAGATTCTGATACATCAAGTGTAGATTACTCTTCTGGGGAGGAAGATGGATACTCATCACCTGCTTCTCCTAAATCTCAAAGTTCGCGTGTGTCTTGGACCAGCAGTGTTGCAGAACATGATAAACACTGGACCGTGGTTGGGTATTTGTTATCGTGGATTTTCTTTCCTGTAAAACTTCTGCTGGGTTTGCCTTTTTGGCTCTATCGTCTTCTCTTCTTAAGAGGGAATAGCTCCCCTCCTATTCAGCGCCCTCGGCATCTCCAGACTCCGAGAAAATTGCAAAGCTGGAAGGAACATTTTGTTCATCGTGCTACGGATCGCAGGCGAGGAGTTATAGAG GATCTTTATCTTGGTACTGAAATTTTTATCGAAGCAATATTTGATGCTGTGCACAAAGTGGCCCATTTTTTTCTGTCTCCTTCAGAAGCTTTCAGGGTTCTATCAGGATGGGCTTTCCCTAAGCAGCACTTTCCTGATAGTGCTGATGCTCATGAATCTGTTGAGACAGTACCTACAGCTGTACTTGGAGAGAATGAGCCTGCTCCGACCGAGAGGAAGGCTACTTTTCATCCATTGAATACAGATGCTCGAACTTGTCAAGATGTTATTACTGAACTTGG ATATCCTTATGAAGCTATTCATGTTGTTACAGAAGATGGTTATATTCTTCTTCTTGAAAGAATTCCAAG ACGTGATTCGAGGAAGGCAGTTTATTTACAGCATGGAGTGATGGATTCATCAATGGG TTGGGTGTCTAATGGAGTAGTGGGCTCTCCTGCTTTTGCAGCATTTGATCAAG GGTATGATGTTTTCCTTGGTAACTTCCGTGGTTTGGTTTCAAGAGAACACGTCGACAGGAGTATTTCGTCAAGACA GTATTGGCACTATTCCATCAATGAGCATGGCACGAAGGATATACCAGCTATGATAGAGAAAATTCATCAGGTGAAAACTTCAGAGTTAAAGTTACGTGACCCTGATCTTGATGAAGCAAACAGTAATGGTCAGCCATATAATCTTTGTGCAATATGTCACAGCTTAGGGGGTGCTGGTATTCTTATGTATGTTGTTACACGCCGACTGGAACAAAAACTTCATAGACTTTCTAGATTGATATTACTATCACCTGCCGGGTTCCATGCCGATTCAAACCTTGCCTTTACCCTAGTCGAGTATATGTTCCTTGCACTGGCACCCATCATGGTAAAGATAGTGCCTGCCTTTTATATACCTACTAGATTTTTCCGAATGCTACTTAACAAATTAGCCCGGGACTTCCACAATTACCCTGCTGTAGGCGGTCTGGTTCAGACCCTGATGAGTTACGTTGTTGGAGGAGATAGCTCCAATTGGGTAGGGGTCCTTGGTTTACCACATTACAACATGAACGATATGCCGGGAGTATCATTTTATGTTGCGCTTCATTTAGCACAGATGAAGAGATCAGGCAAGTTTAGGATGTTTGACTATGGGAGTAGGAACACTAATATGGAGGTTTATGAGTCTCCGGAGCCTCTGGATTTGGGGGAATACTATGATCTTATTGACATTCCTGTTGATTTGGTGGCGGGTAAAAAGGACAAGGTTATTCGTCCATCGATGGTCAGAAAGCATTACGATTTGATGAATGAAGCAGGAGTAGACGTATCATATACTGAGTACGAGTACGCCCACTTGGACTTCACTTTCTCTCACCATGAAGAACTCTTGGCCTATGTCATGTCACGACTACAACTTGTAAAATCAATCCCAAAGGATGACTTACATGAGCATTCTGATTGA
- the LOC141601768 gene encoding uncharacterized protein LOC141601768 isoform X2 — MGNGVSSFNQLIHELSVDSDTSSVDYSSGEEDGYSSPASPKSQSSRVSWTSSVAEHDKHWTVVGYLLSWIFFPVKLLLGLPFWLYRLLFLRGNSSPPIQRPRHLQTPRKLQSWKEHFVHRATDRRRGVIEDLYLGTEIFIEAIFDAVHKVAHFFLSPSEAFRVLSGWAFPKQHFPDSADAHESVETVPTAVLGENEPAPTERKATFHPLNTDARTCQDVITELGYPYEAIHVVTEDGYILLLERIPRRDSRKAVYLQHGVMDSSMGWVSNGVVGSPAFAAFDQGYDVFLGNFRGLVSREHVDRSISSRQYWHYSINEHGTKDIPAMIEKIHQVKTSELKLRDPDLDEANSNGQPYNLCAICHSLGGAGILMYVVTRRLEQKLHRLSRLILLSPAGFHADSNLAFTLVEYMFLALAPIMVKIVPAFYIPTRFFRMLLNKLARDFHNYPAVGGLVQTLMSYVVGGDSSNWVGVLGLPHYNMNDMPGVSFYVALHLAQMKRSGKFRMFDYGSRNTNMEVYESPEPLDLGEYYDLIDIPVDLVAGKKDKVIRPSMVRKHYDLMNEAGVDVSYTEYEYAHLDFTFSHHEELLAYVMSRLQLVKSIPKDDLHEHSD, encoded by the exons ATGGGGAA TGGTGTTTCATCATTCAATCAGTTGATCCATGAATTGTCCGTAGATTCTGATACATCAAGTGTAGATTACTCTTCTGGGGAGGAAGATGGATACTCATCACCTGCTTCTCCTAAATCTCAAAGTTCGCGTGTGTCTTGGACCAGCAGTGTTGCAGAACATGATAAACACTGGACCGTGGTTGGGTATTTGTTATCGTGGATTTTCTTTCCTGTAAAACTTCTGCTGGGTTTGCCTTTTTGGCTCTATCGTCTTCTCTTCTTAAGAGGGAATAGCTCCCCTCCTATTCAGCGCCCTCGGCATCTCCAGACTCCGAGAAAATTGCAAAGCTGGAAGGAACATTTTGTTCATCGTGCTACGGATCGCAGGCGAGGAGTTATAGAG GATCTTTATCTTGGTACTGAAATTTTTATCGAAGCAATATTTGATGCTGTGCACAAAGTGGCCCATTTTTTTCTGTCTCCTTCAGAAGCTTTCAGGGTTCTATCAGGATGGGCTTTCCCTAAGCAGCACTTTCCTGATAGTGCTGATGCTCATGAATCTGTTGAGACAGTACCTACAGCTGTACTTGGAGAGAATGAGCCTGCTCCGACCGAGAGGAAGGCTACTTTTCATCCATTGAATACAGATGCTCGAACTTGTCAAGATGTTATTACTGAACTTGG ATATCCTTATGAAGCTATTCATGTTGTTACAGAAGATGGTTATATTCTTCTTCTTGAAAGAATTCCAAG ACGTGATTCGAGGAAGGCAGTTTATTTACAGCATGGAGTGATGGATTCATCAATGGG TTGGGTGTCTAATGGAGTAGTGGGCTCTCCTGCTTTTGCAGCATTTGATCAAG GGTATGATGTTTTCCTTGGTAACTTCCGTGGTTTGGTTTCAAGAGAACACGTCGACAGGAGTATTTCGTCAAGACA GTATTGGCACTATTCCATCAATGAGCATGGCACGAAGGATATACCAGCTATGATAGAGAAAATTCATCAGGTGAAAACTTCAGAGTTAAAGTTACGTGACCCTGATCTTGATGAAGCAAACAGTAATGGTCAGCCATATAATCTTTGTGCAATATGTCACAGCTTAGGGGGTGCTGGTATTCTTATGTATGTTGTTACACGCCGACTGGAACAAAAACTTCATAGACTTTCTAGATTGATATTACTATCACCTGCCGGGTTCCATGCCGATTCAAACCTTGCCTTTACCCTAGTCGAGTATATGTTCCTTGCACTGGCACCCATCATGGTAAAGATAGTGCCTGCCTTTTATATACCTACTAGATTTTTCCGAATGCTACTTAACAAATTAGCCCGGGACTTCCACAATTACCCTGCTGTAGGCGGTCTGGTTCAGACCCTGATGAGTTACGTTGTTGGAGGAGATAGCTCCAATTGGGTAGGGGTCCTTGGTTTACCACATTACAACATGAACGATATGCCGGGAGTATCATTTTATGTTGCGCTTCATTTAGCACAGATGAAGAGATCAGGCAAGTTTAGGATGTTTGACTATGGGAGTAGGAACACTAATATGGAGGTTTATGAGTCTCCGGAGCCTCTGGATTTGGGGGAATACTATGATCTTATTGACATTCCTGTTGATTTGGTGGCGGGTAAAAAGGACAAGGTTATTCGTCCATCGATGGTCAGAAAGCATTACGATTTGATGAATGAAGCAGGAGTAGACGTATCATATACTGAGTACGAGTACGCCCACTTGGACTTCACTTTCTCTCACCATGAAGAACTCTTGGCCTATGTCATGTCACGACTACAACTTGTAAAATCAATCCCAAAGGATGACTTACATGAGCATTCTGATTGA